From one Perca flavescens isolate YP-PL-M2 chromosome 19, PFLA_1.0, whole genome shotgun sequence genomic stretch:
- the phka1a gene encoding phosphorylase b kinase regulatory subunit alpha, skeletal muscle isoform isoform X4 has product MRSRSNSGVKLDNYARIVQQTILQHQDPVTGLLPGSAEQSHSWVRDNVYCVLSVWALSLAYRKNADRDEDKAKAYELEQSVVKLMRGILQCIMRQLDKVEKFKYSRSTSDSLHAKYNTKTCAPVVGDDQWGHLQVDATSLFLLFLAQMTASGLHIVYTQDEVDVVQNLMFYIEAAYKVADYGMWERGDKTNQGITEINASSIGMAKAALEALDELNLFGAKGGPGSVVHALADDIQHCQSILTSMLPRASISKEVDAGVLAIISYPAFAVDDISIVNMTKEEIISKLQGRYGCCRFLRDGHKTPKEDPNRLYYESAELKLFENIECEWPLFWTYLILDGIFINSPEQVQEYQEALEGILIKQKDGIRLLPELYSVPPDKVEEEYLNPHSVERVPMGKCPLKWGQSLYILGNLLAEGFLAPGEIDPLNRRFSTVPKPDVVVQVSVLAETEEIKALLLKNGIDVETVADIHPIHVQPSSVLSHIYARLGRNPRLGLSGRPYRRIGVLGTSKFYTIRNTLFTFTPQFIDHQQFYLALDNKMIVEMLRTEISYLSSRWRMTGRPTVTFPISQTMLTDEHTNLDPAVLATLKKLQDGYFGGARIQTGKLSEFLTTSCFAHLSFLDGKGSGSMSHRREEYDDDESDGDGYVHELRNDDEADDLAQYLDHLLAHAAPKKPKRQVGALGKFKALATKTRDMVSLMNKAQDLDIQNVNMYLPNKLFHSPQPSLNLNLPDPSTLQGTQASEETASAKAVIPTDASGNVDHNALVQLLKDTQSLQDQGDILYILFKDKGMDWDTNLHGKGSTVRSLLSDLYEKAGEVKHWGLIRMISGMLKKKVEELDSACSDLLAHQKHLTVGLPPEPREKTITAPIPPDQLAALIDEASDNNISVAILTQEIMVYLAMSIRTQPGLFSEMFRLRIGLIIQVMATELAQSLNCSGEEATESLMSLGPSELKNLLHHILSGKEFGVQCSVRELDAGVSPAISIHQLGNVGATKSERAGISKLKSDMRMAEHRLSLSDPFKGMRSQSLDIESFESGRYKMQSIESLDIPECLPVAKDSRHGQWLRRRRLDGALNRVPVGFYQKVWKILQKCHGLSIEGFVLPSSTTREMTPGEIKFSVHVETVLNRVPQPEYRQLLVEAILVLTMLADVEIPSIGSIIHVEKIVHMANDMFYKDQRDLGAEENFLERDPSTGVCRLLYDSAPSGRFGSMTYLTKAVAAYVQDFLPSEACAVQ; this is encoded by the exons ATGAGAAGCAGGAGCAACTCGGGCGTTAAACTGGACAACTATGCCCGGATAGTTCAGCAAACTATCCTGCAGCACCAA gaTCCAGTGACAGGTCTTCTGCCGGGCAGCGCTGAACAGTCTCACTCCTGGGTCAGAGACAATGTTTACTGCGTCCTGTCTGTGTGGGCGCTCAGTCTGGCCTACAGGAAGAACGCCGACAGGGACGAAGACAAGGCCAAGGCCTACGAACTGGAGCAG agTGTGGTGAAGTTAATGAGAGGCATCCTTCAGTGCATAATGAGGCAG CTGGATAAGGTGGAGAAGTTTAAATACAGCAGAAGTACCTCAGATTCACTCCATGCCAAGTACAACACCAAGACCTGTGCTCCGGTTGTCGGGGACGACCAGTGGGGTCACCTGCAGGTCGACGCCACCTCACTCTTCCTGCTCTTCCTCGCTCAGATGACCGCATCCG GTCTCCATATTGTCTACACCCAAGATGAGGTGGATGTAGTTCAGAATCTCATGTTCTACATTGAGGCGGCTTACAAAGTGGCT GATTATGGGATGTGGGAAAGAGGAGACAAAACCAACCAGGGCATCACTGAGATTAACGCCAGCTCTATAGGCATGGCCAAG GCAGCTCTGGAGGCTTTGGACGAGCTCAACCTGTTCGGAGCAAAAGGAGGACCTGGATCGGTCGTCCACGCTTTGGCTGACGACATACAGCACtgccag TCCATCCTGACGTCGATGTTACCCAGAGCGTCCATCTCTAAAGAGGTGGACGCCGGAGTCCTGGCGATCATCTCGTACCCCGCCTTCGCTGTGGATGACATCAGCATCGTCAACATGACCAAGGAGGAGATCATCTCTAAACTGCAG GGTCGATACGGCTGCTGCAGGTTTCTCCGAGACGGACACAAAACGCCTAAAGAG GATCCAAACCGTCTGTATTACGAGTCTGCAGAACTGAAGCTGTTCGAAAACATTGAGTGTGAGTGGCCGCTGTTCTGGACCTACCTCATTCTGGATGGCATCTTTATCAACAGCCCTGAGCAg GTGCAGGAGTACCAGGAGGCCTTGGAGGGCATCCTGATCAAACAGAAAGACGGGATACGACTGCTGCCAGAGCTCTACAGTGTCCCCCCAGATAAG gtggaggaggagtaTTTGAACCCTCACTCTGTGGAGAGGGTGCCGATGGGCAAATGTCCTCTGAAATGGGGACAGTCTCTGTACATCCTTGGAAACCTTCTGGCCGAG GGATTTCTTGCCCCCGGAGAGATCGACCCTCTTAACCGACGTTTCTCCACCGTCCCAAAGCCAGATGTGGTCGTACAGG TGTCAGTTCTGGCAGAGACTGAGGAGATTAAAGCGCTGCTGCTGAAGAACGGTATCGACGTGGAAACTGTCGCTGACATCCATCCCATCCACGTGCAGCCCTCCAGCGTCCTCAGCCACATCTACGCCAGACTCG GTCGTAACCCGAGGCTGGGTCTGTCGGGACGGCCCTACAGGAGAATAGGGGTGCTGGGAACCTCCAAGTTCTACACCATCAGAAACACCCTCTTCACATTCACACCTCAG TTCATTGACCACCAGCAGTTCTACTTGGCGTTGGACAACAAAATGATCGTGGAGATGTTGAGGACGGAAATCTCCTACCTCTCATCCAGATGGAGGATGACCGGACGACCCACCGTCACTTTTCCCATTTCACAGACTATGCTGa ctgaTGAGCACACAAACTTGGACCCAGCAGTGTTGGCCACACTGAAGAAGCTACAGGATGGATATTTTGGAGGAgcaag GATCCAGACGGGAAAGCTGTCGGAGTTCTTGACCACTTCATGTTTCGCTCACCTGAGCTTCCTGGACGGTAAGGGTTCTGGCAGCATGAGCCACCGCCGCGAAgagtatgatgatgatgagagtGACGGCGATGGATACGTGCATGAGTTACGTAATGATGATg AGGCTGACGACCTAGCCCAGTACCTGGACCACCTGCTGGCCCACGCTGCCCCGAAGAAGCCCAAACGGCAGGTGGGAGCTCTGGGGAAGTTCAAGGCTTTGGCCACCAAAACCAGGGACATGGTGTCTCTGATGAACAAGGCTCAGGACCTCGACATACAAA atGTCAACATGTACCTGCCGAACAAGCTGTTTCACTCTCCTCAGCCTTCCCTCAACCTGAACCTCCCAGACCCCTCTACACTGCAAGGAACCCAG GCTTCGGAGGAGACAGCCTCAGCGAAGGCTGTTATCCCCACAGATGCCAGCGGAAACGTCGACCACAACGCTTTGGTCCAGCTGCTGAAAGACACCCAGAGTCTCCAGGACCAGGGCGATATACTCTACATCCTCTTCAAAGACAA GGGCATGGACTGGGACACTAATCTGCACGGTAAAGGCTCCACGGTGAGATCTCTGCTCTCTGACCTGTATGAGAAGGCAGGTGAAGTCAAACACTGGGGCCTCATCAGGATGATCTCTGGCATGCTGAAGAAGAAGGTGGAGGAGCTCGACTCG GCCTGCTCTGACTTGCTGGCGCATCAGAAGCACCTGACGGTGGGTCTGCCTCCGGAGCCCAGAGAGAAAACCATCACTGCTCCCATACCTCCAGACCAGCTGGCCGCTCTCATCGACGAGGCCAGCGACAACAACATCAGCGTGGCCATTCTCACTCAG GAGATCATGGTGTACCTGGCTATGAGCATAAGGACTCAGCCCGGCCTGTTCAGCGAGATGTTCAGGCTCCGTATCGGTCTCATCATCCAGGTCATGGCCACTGAACTGGCCCAGTCGCTCAACTGCTCAG gAGAGGAAGCTACAGAGAGTCTGATGAGTCTCGGACCATCAGAGCTGAAGAACCTCCTCCACCACATCCTCAGTGGGAAAGAGTTTGGAGTGCAGTGCAGCG TTAGAGAGCTGGATGCTGGCGTCAGTCCTGCCATCTCCATCCATCAACTGGGCAACGTTGGCGCCACCAAGAGCGAGAGAGCCGGCATCAGCAAACTGAAGAGTGACATGAGGATG GCGGAGCACAGGTTGTCCCTGTCGGATCCATTTAAG GGCATGCGATCTCAGTCTCTGGACATAGAAAGCTTTGAATCTGGG AGGTACAAGATGCAGTCCATAGAATCTCTGGACATTCCCGAATGCTTGCCGGTTGCCAAGGATTCCAGACACGGCCAATGGCTGCGCAGGAGGCGTCTGGACGGAGCCTTGAACCGAGTCCCTGTGGGCTTCTACCAGAAAGTCTGGAAGATCCTGCAGAAG TGCCACGGTTTGTCCATAGAAGGGTTTGTCCTCCCTTCTTCAACCACCAGAGAG ATGACACCAGGAGAGATCAAATTCTCCGTCCATGTGGAGACGGTTTTGAACCGCGTCCCTCAGCCTGAGTACCGGCAGCTGCTGGTGGAGGCCATCCTGGTGCTCACCATGCTGGCCGACGTGGAGATCCCGAGCATCGGCTCCATCATCCACGTGGAGAAGATCGTCCACATGGCCAACGACATGTTCTACAAGGATCAG AGAGACCTGGGAGCAGAGGAGAACTTCCTGGAGCGGGACCCGTCCACCGGAGTGTGCAGGCTGCTGTACGACAGCGCCCCGAGTGGCCGCTTTGGGAGCATGACCTACCTCACCAAGGCCGTGGCGGCGTACGTGCAGGACTTCCTGCCCAGCGAGGCGTGTGCGGTGCAGTGA
- the phka1a gene encoding phosphorylase b kinase regulatory subunit alpha, skeletal muscle isoform isoform X3 — MRSRSNSGVKLDNYARIVQQTILQHQDPVTGLLPGSAEQSHSWVRDNVYCVLSVWALSLAYRKNADRDEDKAKAYELEQSVVKLMRGILQCIMRQLDKVEKFKYSRSTSDSLHAKYNTKTCAPVVGDDQWGHLQVDATSLFLLFLAQMTASGLHIVYTQDEVDVVQNLMFYIEAAYKVADYGMWERGDKTNQGITEINASSIGMAKAALEALDELNLFGAKGGPGSVVHALADDIQHCQSILTSMLPRASISKEVDAGVLAIISYPAFAVDDISIVNMTKEEIISKLQGRYGCCRFLRDGHKTPKEDPNRLYYESAELKLFENIECEWPLFWTYLILDGIFINSPEQVQEYQEALEGILIKQKDGIRLLPELYSVPPDKVEEEYLNPHSVERVPMGKCPLKWGQSLYILGNLLAEGFLAPGEIDPLNRRFSTVPKPDVVVQVSVLAETEEIKALLLKNGIDVETVADIHPIHVQPSSVLSHIYARLGRNPRLGLSGRPYRRIGVLGTSKFYTIRNTLFTFTPQFIDHQQFYLALDNKMIVEMLRTEISYLSSRWRMTGRPTVTFPISQTMLTDEHTNLDPAVLATLKKLQDGYFGGARIQTGKLSEFLTTSCFAHLSFLDGKGSGSMSHRREEYDDDESDGDGYVHELRNDDEADDLAQYLDHLLAHAAPKKPKRQVGALGKFKALATKTRDMVSLMNKAQDLDIQNVNMYLPNKLFHSPQPSLNLNLPDPSTLQGTQASEETASAKAVIPTDASGNVDHNALVQLLKDTQSLQDQGDILYILFKDKGMDWDTNLHGKGSTVRSLLSDLYEKAGEVKHWGLIRMISGMLKKKVEELDSACSDLLAHQKHLTVGLPPEPREKTITAPIPPDQLAALIDEASDNNISVAILTQEIMVYLAMSIRTQPGLFSEMFRLRIGLIIQVMATELAQSLNCSGEEATESLMSLGPSELKNLLHHILSGKEFGVQCSVRELDAGVSPAISIHQLGNVGATKSERAGISKLKSDMRMMDRRVSLADSVKLDQSQTSLRKGMRSQSLDIESFESGRYKMQSIESLDIPECLPVAKDSRHGQWLRRRRLDGALNRVPVGFYQKVWKILQKCHGLSIEGFVLPSSTTREMTPGEIKFSVHVETVLNRVPQPEYRQLLVEAILVLTMLADVEIPSIGSIIHVEKIVHMANDMFYKDQRDLGAEENFLERDPSTGVCRLLYDSAPSGRFGSMTYLTKAVAAYVQDFLPSEACAVQ, encoded by the exons ATGAGAAGCAGGAGCAACTCGGGCGTTAAACTGGACAACTATGCCCGGATAGTTCAGCAAACTATCCTGCAGCACCAA gaTCCAGTGACAGGTCTTCTGCCGGGCAGCGCTGAACAGTCTCACTCCTGGGTCAGAGACAATGTTTACTGCGTCCTGTCTGTGTGGGCGCTCAGTCTGGCCTACAGGAAGAACGCCGACAGGGACGAAGACAAGGCCAAGGCCTACGAACTGGAGCAG agTGTGGTGAAGTTAATGAGAGGCATCCTTCAGTGCATAATGAGGCAG CTGGATAAGGTGGAGAAGTTTAAATACAGCAGAAGTACCTCAGATTCACTCCATGCCAAGTACAACACCAAGACCTGTGCTCCGGTTGTCGGGGACGACCAGTGGGGTCACCTGCAGGTCGACGCCACCTCACTCTTCCTGCTCTTCCTCGCTCAGATGACCGCATCCG GTCTCCATATTGTCTACACCCAAGATGAGGTGGATGTAGTTCAGAATCTCATGTTCTACATTGAGGCGGCTTACAAAGTGGCT GATTATGGGATGTGGGAAAGAGGAGACAAAACCAACCAGGGCATCACTGAGATTAACGCCAGCTCTATAGGCATGGCCAAG GCAGCTCTGGAGGCTTTGGACGAGCTCAACCTGTTCGGAGCAAAAGGAGGACCTGGATCGGTCGTCCACGCTTTGGCTGACGACATACAGCACtgccag TCCATCCTGACGTCGATGTTACCCAGAGCGTCCATCTCTAAAGAGGTGGACGCCGGAGTCCTGGCGATCATCTCGTACCCCGCCTTCGCTGTGGATGACATCAGCATCGTCAACATGACCAAGGAGGAGATCATCTCTAAACTGCAG GGTCGATACGGCTGCTGCAGGTTTCTCCGAGACGGACACAAAACGCCTAAAGAG GATCCAAACCGTCTGTATTACGAGTCTGCAGAACTGAAGCTGTTCGAAAACATTGAGTGTGAGTGGCCGCTGTTCTGGACCTACCTCATTCTGGATGGCATCTTTATCAACAGCCCTGAGCAg GTGCAGGAGTACCAGGAGGCCTTGGAGGGCATCCTGATCAAACAGAAAGACGGGATACGACTGCTGCCAGAGCTCTACAGTGTCCCCCCAGATAAG gtggaggaggagtaTTTGAACCCTCACTCTGTGGAGAGGGTGCCGATGGGCAAATGTCCTCTGAAATGGGGACAGTCTCTGTACATCCTTGGAAACCTTCTGGCCGAG GGATTTCTTGCCCCCGGAGAGATCGACCCTCTTAACCGACGTTTCTCCACCGTCCCAAAGCCAGATGTGGTCGTACAGG TGTCAGTTCTGGCAGAGACTGAGGAGATTAAAGCGCTGCTGCTGAAGAACGGTATCGACGTGGAAACTGTCGCTGACATCCATCCCATCCACGTGCAGCCCTCCAGCGTCCTCAGCCACATCTACGCCAGACTCG GTCGTAACCCGAGGCTGGGTCTGTCGGGACGGCCCTACAGGAGAATAGGGGTGCTGGGAACCTCCAAGTTCTACACCATCAGAAACACCCTCTTCACATTCACACCTCAG TTCATTGACCACCAGCAGTTCTACTTGGCGTTGGACAACAAAATGATCGTGGAGATGTTGAGGACGGAAATCTCCTACCTCTCATCCAGATGGAGGATGACCGGACGACCCACCGTCACTTTTCCCATTTCACAGACTATGCTGa ctgaTGAGCACACAAACTTGGACCCAGCAGTGTTGGCCACACTGAAGAAGCTACAGGATGGATATTTTGGAGGAgcaag GATCCAGACGGGAAAGCTGTCGGAGTTCTTGACCACTTCATGTTTCGCTCACCTGAGCTTCCTGGACGGTAAGGGTTCTGGCAGCATGAGCCACCGCCGCGAAgagtatgatgatgatgagagtGACGGCGATGGATACGTGCATGAGTTACGTAATGATGATg AGGCTGACGACCTAGCCCAGTACCTGGACCACCTGCTGGCCCACGCTGCCCCGAAGAAGCCCAAACGGCAGGTGGGAGCTCTGGGGAAGTTCAAGGCTTTGGCCACCAAAACCAGGGACATGGTGTCTCTGATGAACAAGGCTCAGGACCTCGACATACAAA atGTCAACATGTACCTGCCGAACAAGCTGTTTCACTCTCCTCAGCCTTCCCTCAACCTGAACCTCCCAGACCCCTCTACACTGCAAGGAACCCAG GCTTCGGAGGAGACAGCCTCAGCGAAGGCTGTTATCCCCACAGATGCCAGCGGAAACGTCGACCACAACGCTTTGGTCCAGCTGCTGAAAGACACCCAGAGTCTCCAGGACCAGGGCGATATACTCTACATCCTCTTCAAAGACAA GGGCATGGACTGGGACACTAATCTGCACGGTAAAGGCTCCACGGTGAGATCTCTGCTCTCTGACCTGTATGAGAAGGCAGGTGAAGTCAAACACTGGGGCCTCATCAGGATGATCTCTGGCATGCTGAAGAAGAAGGTGGAGGAGCTCGACTCG GCCTGCTCTGACTTGCTGGCGCATCAGAAGCACCTGACGGTGGGTCTGCCTCCGGAGCCCAGAGAGAAAACCATCACTGCTCCCATACCTCCAGACCAGCTGGCCGCTCTCATCGACGAGGCCAGCGACAACAACATCAGCGTGGCCATTCTCACTCAG GAGATCATGGTGTACCTGGCTATGAGCATAAGGACTCAGCCCGGCCTGTTCAGCGAGATGTTCAGGCTCCGTATCGGTCTCATCATCCAGGTCATGGCCACTGAACTGGCCCAGTCGCTCAACTGCTCAG gAGAGGAAGCTACAGAGAGTCTGATGAGTCTCGGACCATCAGAGCTGAAGAACCTCCTCCACCACATCCTCAGTGGGAAAGAGTTTGGAGTGCAGTGCAGCG TTAGAGAGCTGGATGCTGGCGTCAGTCCTGCCATCTCCATCCATCAACTGGGCAACGTTGGCGCCACCAAGAGCGAGAGAGCCGGCATCAGCAAACTGAAGAGTGACATGAGGATG ATGGACCGAAGGGTATCTTTGGCTGACTCAGTtaag CTGGACCAGTCACAGACCTCCCTGCGTAAG GGCATGCGATCTCAGTCTCTGGACATAGAAAGCTTTGAATCTGGG AGGTACAAGATGCAGTCCATAGAATCTCTGGACATTCCCGAATGCTTGCCGGTTGCCAAGGATTCCAGACACGGCCAATGGCTGCGCAGGAGGCGTCTGGACGGAGCCTTGAACCGAGTCCCTGTGGGCTTCTACCAGAAAGTCTGGAAGATCCTGCAGAAG TGCCACGGTTTGTCCATAGAAGGGTTTGTCCTCCCTTCTTCAACCACCAGAGAG ATGACACCAGGAGAGATCAAATTCTCCGTCCATGTGGAGACGGTTTTGAACCGCGTCCCTCAGCCTGAGTACCGGCAGCTGCTGGTGGAGGCCATCCTGGTGCTCACCATGCTGGCCGACGTGGAGATCCCGAGCATCGGCTCCATCATCCACGTGGAGAAGATCGTCCACATGGCCAACGACATGTTCTACAAGGATCAG AGAGACCTGGGAGCAGAGGAGAACTTCCTGGAGCGGGACCCGTCCACCGGAGTGTGCAGGCTGCTGTACGACAGCGCCCCGAGTGGCCGCTTTGGGAGCATGACCTACCTCACCAAGGCCGTGGCGGCGTACGTGCAGGACTTCCTGCCCAGCGAGGCGTGTGCGGTGCAGTGA